A part of Zonotrichia leucophrys gambelii isolate GWCS_2022_RI chromosome 7, RI_Zleu_2.0, whole genome shotgun sequence genomic DNA contains:
- the GPR155 gene encoding lysosomal cholesterol signaling protein isoform X2 — translation MDRYSDFTAKNLSSSANMSLSLPGQAGLNTTSDPPSMSISRLFPALLECFGIILCGYIAGRANIITSTQAKGLGNFVSRFALPALLFKNMVVLNFSNVNWSFLYSVLIAKAAVFFLVCVLTLLVASPENRFSKAGLFPIFATQSNDFALGYPIVEALYQNTYPEYLQYIYLVAPISLMMLNPLGFIFCEIQKWRNNRTVSQSKIKIVGLALLRVLQNPIVFMVFIGIASNFILGQKIPEYLENFLDGLGSSFSGSALFYLGLTMVGQTKKLTKGMFVALILLITAKLLMLPFLCREMVELLDKTDNVVNHTSLSNYAFLYGVFPAAPGVAIFASQFNMEVGIITSGMVISTFVSAPIMYVSAWLLTIPSMDPNPLAAALQNVSFDISIISLISLTWSLTVVVLSKKYKQIPHMITTNLLVAQFIACIGMVAWNFTVKEKDITIQILVFIFLYSSLYSTYLWTGFLSFCLFLLKKRETVKFPIGFIIVAGWGVPTVLVGILLIVGERNNTSIDSAFFYGKHQIITTAVVLFISILMSGVSLMCMNRSRQGSSYGVLNPYSPRSSMEEVEVEGSGQNHTSATMTQSSPESSAQSSPESSAQSSPRSSAQTSEEKGCCSCQTTNGELSCAKDSKAESDAVESKIPPIETVDQCVTHCSAQTCVLAQEEQLLQTGDKQLARHVLLCLLLIVGLFANLSSCLWWLFNQEPGRLYVELQFFCAVFNFGQGFICFGIFGLDKHLIILPFKRRLEFFWGGREAAGHTDASVPEEIRMTCQQFVRYHRDHCVKSIVKGRSGDTRFTEHVGESFL, via the exons ATGGATAGATATTCAGATTTCACTGCAAAGAACCTCTCATCTTCAGCTAACATGTCTCTTTCTTTGCCTGGACAAGCTGGACTCAATACCACCAGCGATCCCCCTTCTATGTCAATAAGCaggcttttcccagccctgttgGAATGCTTTGGAATCATTCTTTGTGGCTACATAGCAGGAAGAGCCAACATTATCACATCAACTCAGGCCAAAGGACTGGGAAATTTTGTGTCCCGTTTTGCACTCCCGGCTTTACTGTTCAAAAACATGGTGGTACTTAATTTTTCAAATGTGAATTGGTCCTTCCTGTACAGTGTTTTAATTGCCaaagctgctgtgttttttttagTCTGTGTTTTAACGTTGTTAGTAGCCAGTCCTGAGAACCGATTTAGCAAAGCAGGTTTGTTCCCTATTTTTGCTACACAAAGCAATGACTTTGCATTGGGATATCCAATAG TTGAAGCTTTATATCAAAACACTTACCCAGAGTATCTCCAGTACATTTACCTAGTGGCTCCAATATCTCTTATGATGCTAAACCCCCTGGGGTTTATCTTCTGTGAAATCCAGAAGTGGAGGAATAATCGCACTGTGTCACAGAGCAAAATCAAAATCGTGGGCCTAGCACTCCTCCGAGTTTTGCAGAACCCAATTGTATTCATGGTCTTTATAGGAATTGCCTCAAATTTTATTCTTGGCCAGAAAATTCCTGAATACCTTGAAAACTTCCTTGATGGACTGGGCAGTTCATTTTCTGGCTCTGCACTTTTTTACCTTGGACTGACCATGGTgggacaaacaaaaaaactgacAAAGGGTATGTTTGTTGCACTGATCCTTCTCATCACAGCCAAACT GCTCATGTTGccatttctctgcagagagaTGGTGGAGCTCTTGGACAAGACTGACAACGTGGTCAATCACACCAGTTTATCAAACTATGCATTTCTTTATGGAgtttttccagcagcacctggtgTTGCAATATTTGCAAGTCAATTTAACATGGAAGTAGGAATT ATTACCTCAGGCATGGTGATCAGCACGTTTGTGTCTGCCCCCATCATGTAcgtttctgcctggctgctgacCATCCCTTCCATGGACCCCAACcccctggcagctgccctgcagaaCGTCAGCTTTGACATCAGCATCATCAGCCTCATCTCTCTG ACCTGGTCTCTTACTGTTGTTGTTCTGAGTAAGAAATACAAACAGATTCCTCATATGATTACAACAAATCTACTTGTTGCTCAG tttatTGCTTGCATTGGAATGGTGGCGTGGAATTTCACTGTTAAAGAGAAAGACATCACCATCCAGATCCTCGTATTTATATTCCTCTACAGCTCACTTTACAGCACCTACCTATGGACAG gttttctatctttttgtttgtttctgttgaAGAAGAGAGAAACAGTGAAGTTTCCCATTGGGTTTATTATTGTAGCTGGATGGGG AGTCCCAACAGTTCTGGTAGGAATCTTACTAATTGTTGGTGAACGTAACAACACCAGTATTGACTCTGCCTTTTTCTATGGAAAGCATCAG ATAATTACCACGGCAGTGGTACTGTTCATCAGTATATTGATGTCAGGTGTCTCACTGATGTGCATGAACAGAAGTAGGCAAGGGTCCAGCTATGGCGTGTTGAACCCATACTCGCCACGTAGCTCAATGGAGGAGGTTGAAGTGGAAGGGAGTGGGCAGAATCATACTTCAGCCACTATGACTCAGTCTTCTCCAGAATCTTCTGCACAATCTTCTCCAGAATCTTCTGCACAGTCTTCTCCAAGATCTTCTGCACAGACATCTGAAGAAAAAG GTTGCTGTTCTTGTCAAACAACTAATGGTGAATTATCCTGTGCTAAAGACAGCAAAGCAGAGTCAGATGCTGTTGAAAGCAAGATTCCTCCAATTGAGACAG TGGATCAGTGTGTGACTCACTGCAGTGCTCAGACGTGTGTGTTGGCTCAGGAAGAACAGCTTCTACAGACTGGAGACAAACAGCTGGCCAGACATGTGCTGCTGTGCTTACTTCTTATTGTTGGCCTATTTGCT AATCTCTCCAGTTGCTTGTGGTGGCTGTTCAACCAAGAGCCTGGAAGGCTGTATGTGGAACTGCAAttcttctgtgctgtgtttaaTTTTGGTCAG ggcTTCATTTGCTTTGGTATTTTTGGCTTAGATAAGCATTTAATCATTCTGCCATTCAAGCGAAG